Proteins encoded together in one Shewanella oneidensis MR-1 window:
- a CDS encoding tyrosine-type recombinase/integrase: protein MSSLLQQFHDEISLRGYSARTRNAYLYAITQLQHYANQPLDNITDEQLTAYFRYLNLERHHSRATLKLQLNGIHFFYEHVLKRDFTIQLSLPKRPHKLPQLLSCQDIAALLYHCQNLKQRAMLALCYGCGLRVSELTHIKVADIDGQRQLLKVCQGKGACDRWVILSPTLLILLRQYWQAYHPVEWLFASTYHDVVYPLHESTFRKALAKAARLASITKPCSPHSLRHAYATHQLQAGMPLHQLQAQLGHHSIKSTERYLHWSPELGHQGCDLLASLGGNAWQPPTI, encoded by the coding sequence ATGTCATCACTTCTGCAACAATTCCATGATGAGATTAGTTTACGTGGTTACTCGGCCCGAACGCGTAACGCTTATTTGTATGCCATCACCCAACTTCAGCACTATGCAAACCAACCGCTCGATAACATTACGGATGAGCAGCTTACGGCTTATTTCCGTTACTTAAATCTTGAGCGGCATCATTCCAGAGCTACTTTAAAGTTACAGCTTAATGGCATTCATTTTTTCTATGAACATGTCCTAAAACGTGACTTTACGATTCAGCTAAGTTTACCGAAACGTCCGCACAAACTGCCGCAATTGCTTAGTTGCCAAGATATCGCGGCACTGCTGTACCACTGTCAAAACCTGAAACAACGCGCTATGTTGGCGCTGTGTTATGGTTGTGGTTTGCGTGTCAGTGAGTTAACCCATATTAAGGTTGCTGATATCGATGGGCAGCGGCAGTTACTCAAAGTGTGTCAAGGCAAGGGTGCCTGCGACCGCTGGGTGATACTCTCACCGACTTTACTCATCCTGTTGCGTCAGTATTGGCAAGCGTATCATCCCGTCGAATGGTTGTTTGCCTCGACCTATCATGATGTGGTTTATCCGCTGCATGAGTCGACCTTTCGTAAAGCGTTAGCGAAGGCGGCCCGCTTAGCGAGTATCACTAAGCCATGCAGTCCACACAGCCTAAGGCATGCTTATGCAACCCATCAATTACAAGCGGGTATGCCACTTCATCAATTACAGGCTCAGCTTGGGCATCACAGTATCAAGTCTACTGAACGCTACTTGCATTGGTCGCCGGAATTAGGTCATCAAGGCTGTGACTTGCTAGCAAGTCTTGGGGGAAATGCATGGCAACCTCCTACCATTTAA
- the rhlP gene encoding rhombotarget lipoprotein (RhlP (RHombo-target LipoProtein) is a family of predicted lipoproteins that, in general, co-occurs with a form of rhombosortase, and that has an apparent cleavage site for that enzyme, a GlyGly motif, near the C-terminus.) → MKTKLMILLGALTSISMLLGGCSAFFNGNTTEKNVVSSSLVEYLYPDDKQREAQQPSIPVLRLPITVGIAFLPSTHWQYEALDSSSQITLLDKVKQSFVKYDFIDRIELIPSTYLKNGKGFSTLQQVARLHDVDVMALVSYDQLLQSSENKASLLYWTIVGMYMVPGNENAIQTFVDTAVFDMRSQKMLFRAPGINQLIDSSTAVRVTGVLREKSAEGFELAVNDMITNLDAELARFKTRVKEEHIATIEHKQGYSGGGSLSLLILSLLGIFALRRLTICRE, encoded by the coding sequence ATGAAAACAAAGTTAATGATTCTTTTAGGCGCGCTGACATCTATCAGCATGTTGCTTGGCGGTTGCAGTGCGTTTTTTAACGGTAACACCACCGAAAAAAACGTGGTTTCCAGCAGCCTAGTCGAATATCTCTATCCCGACGATAAACAACGTGAGGCGCAGCAGCCCAGTATTCCGGTTTTGCGTCTTCCCATCACGGTCGGCATCGCCTTTTTACCTTCAACTCATTGGCAATATGAAGCCCTCGATAGCAGCTCGCAAATCACTTTGCTCGATAAGGTTAAACAATCCTTTGTTAAATATGACTTTATTGACCGTATCGAATTAATCCCCAGTACTTATCTTAAAAATGGCAAAGGTTTTAGCACCTTGCAGCAGGTTGCCCGCTTACATGATGTCGATGTGATGGCACTGGTGTCTTACGATCAACTGTTACAAAGCAGCGAGAATAAGGCTTCATTACTTTATTGGACCATAGTCGGCATGTATATGGTGCCCGGTAATGAAAACGCAATCCAAACCTTTGTCGATACAGCGGTATTTGATATGCGTAGCCAAAAGATGCTGTTCAGGGCGCCCGGTATCAACCAACTTATCGACAGTTCTACCGCAGTAAGAGTAACGGGTGTACTGCGTGAAAAGTCTGCCGAAGGCTTTGAGCTAGCGGTAAACGATATGATCACTAACTTAGACGCCGAATTAGCCCGCTTTAAAACCCGTGTGAAAGAAGAACATATTGCAACCATCGAACATAAACAAGGCTATAGCGGCGGTGGCAGTTTATCCCTATTAATCCTTTCGCTACTGGGTATATTTGCGCTTCGCCGTTTAACCATCTGCCGAGAATAG
- the def gene encoding peptide deformylase, giving the protein MAVLDILTIPDERLKRKAQPVKDIEAIQGFIDDLIETMYHTDDGIGLASTQVGSTDAVIVIDLSETRDQPLVLVNPEIVEKSGEYVGEEGCLSIPGYRAKVTRFEKVKVTALDRQGKAIEIETDDFLAIVLQHEIDHLHGKVFIEHLSTLKQQIALKKVRKYA; this is encoded by the coding sequence ATGGCTGTACTCGATATTCTGACAATTCCCGATGAGCGTCTAAAGCGCAAAGCACAACCCGTAAAAGATATAGAAGCGATTCAGGGATTTATCGACGACTTAATCGAAACCATGTACCACACTGACGATGGTATTGGTCTAGCTTCGACCCAAGTGGGCAGTACAGATGCGGTGATTGTGATCGATTTGTCCGAAACGCGCGATCAACCTCTAGTGCTGGTTAATCCTGAAATTGTTGAAAAATCAGGCGAATACGTGGGTGAAGAAGGCTGTCTTTCAATCCCGGGTTACCGCGCAAAAGTCACTCGTTTTGAAAAGGTCAAAGTCACTGCTTTAGACAGACAGGGTAAAGCGATTGAAATTGAAACCGATGACTTTTTAGCCATTGTTTTACAACACGAAATCGACCATTTACACGGTAAAGTGTTTATCGAGCATCTTTCTACACTCAAGCAGCAAATCGCGCTTAAAAAAGTGCGTAAATACGCTTAA
- a CDS encoding MGMT family protein, which translates to MRFAKDKSPLYRYLEQDLVISPEDALDMPHTQGAALSPMAKIWHIVAMIPLGKVSSYGKVADFAGLPGRARYVSKALKSAPEHLSLPWHRVLNSQGKISFDKHSASFQEQMELLRLEGVTVNCGKVDLSECEWQPDMATLVMSIPF; encoded by the coding sequence ATGCGGTTTGCAAAGGATAAATCCCCACTTTATCGTTATTTAGAGCAGGATTTGGTCATTTCGCCAGAGGATGCTCTGGATATGCCGCACACACAAGGCGCGGCATTATCGCCGATGGCGAAGATATGGCATATTGTCGCGATGATCCCACTCGGTAAAGTCAGCAGCTACGGTAAGGTTGCCGATTTTGCAGGTTTACCGGGTCGTGCCAGATATGTGTCTAAAGCGCTAAAATCAGCACCTGAACATTTGTCACTTCCCTGGCATAGGGTACTCAATAGTCAAGGGAAAATTTCCTTCGATAAGCATTCAGCCTCCTTTCAGGAACAGATGGAATTATTGCGCCTTGAGGGCGTAACAGTGAACTGTGGCAAGGTAGACTTGTCTGAATGTGAGTGGCAACCGGATATGGCAACCTTAGTGATGTCAATCCCTTTCTAG
- a CDS encoding DUF3108 domain-containing protein: MRTIPTLLVSLTALTHSIFAMAAPTPLTPQTAEYQVNYGDIELGKAKYHLPAAEDGIYKYRFDSDLSLLLLTDVRHVLSEFSQEGNQLLPMRYLHDRQGVGPTFTEQTAFAKAQGFIHTRYKDEKGKYPFEGDIFDPLMVQLQFRLDISTGKEVLDYKMIKSNELDEYKFRVIGKERMTIESGSYDTVKIEVVRDNNKRQTFFWMAPDLAYLPVRLTHFEKGSKQLDIKLLSYHFDNVPVEVAPATLESEIPTEPKVPKLLGTGAN; the protein is encoded by the coding sequence TTGCGCACAATTCCAACGTTATTAGTGAGTTTAACGGCGCTCACCCACAGCATATTTGCGATGGCGGCGCCAACGCCTTTAACGCCTCAAACTGCTGAATATCAAGTCAATTATGGTGATATTGAGCTAGGTAAAGCTAAGTATCACTTGCCCGCCGCCGAGGATGGTATCTATAAATATCGTTTCGATAGCGATCTTAGCCTGTTATTACTGACCGACGTGCGCCATGTACTGAGTGAATTTAGCCAAGAAGGTAATCAGTTGTTGCCGATGCGCTATTTGCATGACCGTCAAGGTGTCGGCCCGACTTTTACCGAGCAAACCGCCTTTGCTAAGGCACAGGGCTTTATCCATACCCGTTATAAAGATGAAAAAGGCAAATACCCCTTCGAGGGCGATATCTTCGATCCTTTGATGGTGCAATTACAGTTTCGACTCGATATCAGCACGGGTAAAGAAGTGCTTGATTATAAGATGATTAAATCAAATGAACTCGATGAATATAAGTTCCGTGTGATTGGTAAAGAACGAATGACTATCGAAAGCGGCAGTTACGACACAGTCAAAATCGAGGTGGTGCGGGACAATAATAAACGCCAAACCTTCTTTTGGATGGCGCCAGATCTGGCTTACTTACCCGTTCGTTTGACTCACTTTGAAAAGGGCAGCAAACAGCTTGATATCAAGCTGCTTAGTTATCATTTTGACAATGTGCCTGTTGAAGTTGCACCAGCAACTCTTGAAAGCGAAATACCCACTGAGCCAAAAGTACCAAAACTCTTAGGTACTGGAGCGAATTAA
- a CDS encoding class II glutamine amidotransferase has protein sequence MCELLAMSANVPTDIVFSFTGLAQRGGVTGPHVDGWGITFYEGKGSRTFKDACPSSESHIAKLIKSYPIKSEVVISHIRQANRGCVSLENTHPFTRELWGRYWTYAHNGQLSDYLAKFQVSRYQSVGDTDSELAFCWILEQIAAKFGDRRPDDMQAVFKFVATLAEEIRALGVFNMILSDGEYLMSYCSNNLCYITRRAPFGKAKLIDTDVVIDFDKETTPHDVVTVIATRPLTENENWHVMQPGNWKLFRLGELVIDL, from the coding sequence ATGTGTGAGTTGCTGGCGATGAGCGCCAATGTGCCAACCGATATAGTGTTTAGTTTTACAGGGTTAGCACAGCGTGGTGGCGTCACGGGTCCCCATGTCGACGGATGGGGTATTACCTTTTACGAAGGCAAAGGCAGTCGAACCTTTAAGGATGCTTGCCCGAGTAGCGAGTCGCATATTGCTAAATTGATCAAATCTTATCCGATTAAAAGCGAGGTGGTGATAAGCCATATTCGTCAGGCCAATCGCGGCTGTGTTTCGCTTGAAAATACCCATCCTTTTACTCGCGAGTTATGGGGGCGCTATTGGACCTATGCCCACAATGGCCAATTGAGTGATTATCTGGCTAAGTTTCAAGTTTCGCGCTATCAGAGCGTTGGCGATACCGACAGCGAACTGGCATTCTGCTGGATTTTAGAGCAGATCGCGGCCAAGTTTGGCGATCGCCGCCCCGACGATATGCAAGCAGTATTTAAATTTGTCGCAACGCTTGCCGAAGAGATCCGCGCCCTTGGGGTGTTTAATATGATCCTAAGCGATGGCGAATATCTGATGAGCTACTGCAGTAATAATCTTTGCTATATCACCCGCAGAGCACCTTTTGGTAAGGCAAAATTAATTGATACCGATGTGGTTATTGATTTTGATAAAGAAACCACACCGCACGACGTTGTAACCGTGATTGCCACTCGGCCACTGACTGAAAATGAAAACTGGCATGTCATGCAACCCGGTAATTGGAAGTTATTCCGCCTTGGCGAGCTAGTTATCGATTTGTAG